The proteins below come from a single Hemitrygon akajei chromosome 2, sHemAka1.3, whole genome shotgun sequence genomic window:
- the LOC140718520 gene encoding RNA-binding protein 4B-like isoform X2, producing MVKIFVGNLPRLTTAEEIRALFEKYGEVSECDLIKNYGFVHMDNKEAAKEAIQGLHHYKLHGVAINVEASKSMTKSSTKLHVGKVSPNCTSEELQAKFEEYGTVLECDIIKDYAFVHMERGEDAMAAIKGLDGTELKDLVIPVDKTAVPPATHKLGSYLVRITLTVGI from the exons ATGGTGAAAATATTTGTGGGGAACCTGCCGCGGCTGACGACGGCCGAGGAGATCCGGGCCCTGTTCGAGAAGTACGGCGAAGTGAGCGAGTGTGACCTCATCAAG AACTATGGATTTGTGCACATGGACAACAAGGAGGCAGCCAAGGAGGCGATTCAGGGTCTGCATCACTACAAGCTGCATGGCGTTGCCATCAACGTGGAGGCCAGCAAGAGCATGACCAAGTCCTCCACAAAGCTCCACGTAGGCAAAGTCAGCCCCAACTGTACCAGCGAGGAGCTTCAGGCTAAGTTCGAGGAGTATGGAACCGTGCTGGAGTGCGACATCATCAAGGATTACGCATTTGTGCacatggagagaggggaagatgctATGGCAGCCATCAAAGGGCTGGATGGCACAGAGTTAAAAG ATTTGGTAATACCTGTTGACAAGACCGCGGTCCCCCCTGCTACTCACAAACTCGGGTCGTATCTTGTGCGGATTACCCTCACCGTCGGGATTTAG
- the LOC140718520 gene encoding RNA-binding protein 4B-like isoform X1, with product MVKIFVGNLPRLTTAEEIRALFEKYGEVSECDLIKNYGFVHMDNKEAAKEAIQGLHHYKLHGVAINVEASKSMTKSSTKLHVGKVSPNCTSEELQAKFEEYGTVLECDIIKDYAFVHMERGEDAMAAIKGLDGTELKGKRIHVELSKSRLRVQPGMGEKNTCFRCGKDGHWSKECPADRPELAVGFATDYLDPFAMSARYGDQPFFDSRYVDYYEKYRAGAYGAVGTPYPDRWGAQLGAYGAGLRERLPKALEAYSQSAISQPPTYYARDRSPLRRAVVSAVTDYATAATEYAAAATASATASDYASYAAQDYTGANFAAAAAAAGYGAANATTTSDYTNASYTAADYASAYGFDYSSAAASSAAYSAGSTGEVFARQSQYSAY from the exons ATGGTGAAAATATTTGTGGGGAACCTGCCGCGGCTGACGACGGCCGAGGAGATCCGGGCCCTGTTCGAGAAGTACGGCGAAGTGAGCGAGTGTGACCTCATCAAG AACTATGGATTTGTGCACATGGACAACAAGGAGGCAGCCAAGGAGGCGATTCAGGGTCTGCATCACTACAAGCTGCATGGCGTTGCCATCAACGTGGAGGCCAGCAAGAGCATGACCAAGTCCTCCACAAAGCTCCACGTAGGCAAAGTCAGCCCCAACTGTACCAGCGAGGAGCTTCAGGCTAAGTTCGAGGAGTATGGAACCGTGCTGGAGTGCGACATCATCAAGGATTACGCATTTGTGCacatggagagaggggaagatgctATGGCAGCCATCAAAGGGCTGGATGGCACAGAGTTAAAAG GCAAGCGGATACACGTGGAGCTGTCCAAGAGCCGACTACGAGTCCAGCCTGGAATGGGTGAGAAGAACACCTGCTTCCGGTGCGGAAAGGATGGCCATTGGTCCAAGGAGTGCCCGGCAGACCGGCCAGAGCTGGCGGTGGGCTTCGCCACTGACTACCTCGACCCCTTCGCCATGTCCGCCCGCTACGGCGATCAGCCGTTTTTCGATAGCCGTTACGTCGACTACTATGAGAAGTACCGGGCAGGTGCGTATGGAGCGGTGGGGACACCCTACCCCGACCGCTGGGGGGCTCAGCTGGGGGCCTACGGCGCCGGGCTGAGAGAGCGCTTGCCCAAGGCGTTGGAGGCATACAGCCAAAGTGCCATCTCCCAGCCACCCACCTACTACGCTCGGGATCGCAGCCCGCTGCGGCGTGCTGTAGTCTCAGCAGTCACTGACTACGCCACGGCTGCCACAGAGTACGCCGCTGCTGCCACAGCCTCCGCCACTGCCTCTGACTACGCCAGCTACGCCGCCCAGGACTACACTGGCGCCAACTTCGCTGCTGCAGCGGCCGCTGCGGGCTACGGAGCGGCCAACGCGACCACCACCAGCGACTACACCAACGCCAGCTACACTGCCGCTGACTACGCCAGTGCTTACGGCTTCGACTACTCCAGTGCAGCGGCCAGCAGTGCCGCCTACTCTGCCGGCTCCACCGGTGAGGTCTTCGCAAGACAGTCGCAGTACTCTGCCTACTGA